One part of the Anaeromyxobacter sp. Fw109-5 genome encodes these proteins:
- the fabF gene encoding beta-ketoacyl-ACP synthase II, translated as MSRRRVVVTGLGLVSPVGIGVEESWAALVAGKSGIGPITLFDASTFPTRIAGEVKGFDPTKFMDRKEARRNDRFIQFALAAADMAMKDSGLDMAKEDPERIGAIVGAGIGGLGTIEEEHKVFLEKGVRKIGPFFIPSLIINLAPGQISLKYGLKGPNFSPVSACATGNHSIGDATLYIERGLADVMITGGCEATITPLGIGGFCAARALSERNDAPEQASRPFDKNRDGFVAGEGSGLLILEEYEHARRRGARIYAEVVGYGASADANHITSPAPEGEGGQRAMRMALGDAGISPDQVGYVNTHGTSTPQGDVAECQAIGKVFGAHAKQGLMVSSTKSMTGHLLGAAGGLEAVVSVLALARGVLPPTINVEEQDPECPLDVIPNQAREVRIDYAMSNSFGFGGTNAVLLFKRA; from the coding sequence ATGAGCAGGCGCCGTGTCGTCGTCACCGGGCTCGGTCTCGTCTCCCCCGTCGGCATCGGGGTGGAGGAGTCCTGGGCCGCGCTCGTCGCCGGGAAGAGCGGCATCGGGCCGATCACCCTGTTCGACGCGTCGACCTTCCCGACCCGCATCGCGGGCGAGGTGAAGGGGTTCGATCCCACGAAGTTCATGGATCGCAAGGAAGCGCGGCGGAACGACCGGTTCATCCAGTTCGCGCTGGCCGCGGCCGACATGGCCATGAAGGACTCCGGCCTCGACATGGCGAAGGAGGACCCGGAGCGGATCGGCGCCATCGTCGGCGCCGGCATCGGCGGCCTCGGGACCATCGAGGAGGAGCACAAGGTCTTCCTCGAGAAGGGCGTCCGCAAGATCGGCCCCTTCTTCATCCCGAGCCTCATCATCAACCTGGCGCCCGGGCAGATCAGCCTGAAGTACGGCCTGAAGGGCCCGAACTTCTCGCCGGTGTCCGCCTGCGCGACCGGCAACCACTCGATCGGCGACGCGACGCTCTACATCGAGCGCGGCCTCGCCGACGTGATGATCACGGGCGGCTGCGAGGCCACCATCACGCCGCTCGGCATCGGCGGGTTCTGCGCGGCCCGCGCGCTCTCCGAGCGGAACGACGCGCCGGAGCAGGCGAGCCGGCCCTTCGACAAGAACCGCGACGGCTTCGTCGCCGGAGAGGGCTCCGGCCTCCTCATCCTCGAGGAGTACGAGCACGCGCGCCGCCGCGGCGCGAGGATCTACGCCGAGGTGGTGGGCTACGGCGCGAGCGCCGACGCGAACCACATCACCTCGCCCGCGCCGGAGGGCGAGGGCGGCCAGCGCGCGATGCGCATGGCGCTCGGCGACGCCGGGATCTCCCCCGACCAGGTCGGCTACGTGAACACGCACGGCACCTCCACGCCGCAGGGCGACGTGGCCGAGTGCCAGGCCATCGGCAAGGTGTTCGGCGCGCACGCGAAGCAGGGGCTCATGGTGTCCTCGACGAAGTCGATGACGGGGCACCTCCTCGGCGCCGCCGGAGGGCTGGAGGCGGTGGTGTCCGTCCTCGCCCTGGCGCGCGGCGTCCTCCCTCCGACCATCAACGTCGAGGAGCAGGATCCCGAGTGCCCGCTCGACGTCATCCCGAACCAGGCGCGCGAGGTCCGGATCGACTACGCGATGTCGAACTCCTTCGGGTTCGGCGGCACGAACGCGGTGCTGCTGTTCAAGAGGGCGTAG
- the acpP gene encoding acyl carrier protein produces the protein MTTANVEQKVKNIIADQLGVGEDEIKITSSFIEDLGADSLDIVELVMAMEEEFEVEIPDEEAENIKTVQDAVNYITTHKK, from the coding sequence ATGACCACGGCGAACGTCGAGCAGAAGGTGAAGAACATCATCGCGGACCAGCTGGGCGTCGGCGAGGACGAGATCAAGATCACCTCCAGCTTCATCGAGGACCTCGGCGCCGACTCGCTCGACATCGTCGAGCTCGTCATGGCGATGGAGGAGGAGTTCGAGGTCGAGATCCCGGACGAGGAGGCGGAGAACATCAAGACCGTCCAGGACGCGGTGAACTACATCACGACGCACAAGAAGTAG
- the fabG gene encoding 3-oxoacyl-[acyl-carrier-protein] reductase codes for MFDFTGKTALVTGASRGIGRAVAVALARGGANVALNYAGNEAAAAEALALVQQAGAPKAKLYRFDVADPAACNQAVEAIVAELGGLHVLVNNAGIAVDQLVMRLKDEDWNRQLQVNLTGAFNLTRAVTRPMMKARGGAIVNLTSVVGEMGNAGQAAYAATKAGLIGLTKSVARELASRNVRVNAVAPGYIETDMTAALPEAAKAKLQDLIPLARLGTADDVANAVAFLASDLASYVTGEVLRVNGGMYM; via the coding sequence ATGTTCGACTTCACCGGCAAGACCGCGCTCGTGACCGGGGCCTCCCGCGGCATCGGGCGCGCCGTCGCGGTCGCCCTCGCGAGGGGCGGCGCGAACGTGGCGCTCAACTACGCGGGCAACGAGGCGGCCGCCGCGGAGGCGCTCGCGCTCGTCCAGCAGGCGGGGGCGCCGAAGGCCAAGCTCTACCGGTTCGACGTCGCCGACCCGGCCGCCTGCAACCAGGCGGTCGAGGCGATCGTCGCGGAGCTGGGCGGGCTGCACGTCCTCGTGAACAACGCCGGCATCGCGGTGGACCAGCTCGTCATGCGCCTCAAGGACGAGGACTGGAACCGCCAGCTCCAGGTGAACCTCACCGGCGCGTTCAACCTGACGCGCGCCGTCACGCGCCCGATGATGAAGGCGCGGGGCGGGGCGATCGTGAACCTCACCTCGGTGGTCGGCGAGATGGGCAACGCCGGCCAGGCCGCCTACGCGGCGACGAAGGCCGGCCTGATCGGCCTCACCAAGTCCGTCGCGCGCGAGCTCGCCTCGCGCAACGTCCGCGTGAACGCGGTGGCGCCGGGCTACATCGAGACGGACATGACCGCGGCGCTCCCCGAGGCCGCGAAGGCGAAGCTGCAGGACCTCATCCCGCTCGCGCGGCTCGGGACCGCGGACGACGTCGCGAACGCGGTGGCGTTCCTCGCGAGCGATCTGGCGTCGTACGTGACCGGCGAGGTGCTGCGGGTCAACGGCGGCATGTACATGTAG
- the fabD gene encoding ACP S-malonyltransferase, translating into MGKLAFVFPGQGSQAVGMGKDLHDRFPEARAVFEAVDAALGERLSALCFEGPEDRLRLTANTQPSILTVSAAAAAVLAARGVVPALVAGHSLGEYSALVAAGACGAAAAAKAVRARGTFMQEAVPAGEGAMSAVLGLDPAKVREICAAVAAETGAVVSPANYNEPAQTVIAGAAGAVEQAGVRLKEAGAKRVLPLPVSAPFHCALMAPVKARLEPVLREIPWAAPRCPVVTNVEARPNADAGRIVPLLVEQVTAPVRWIECVEELVRQGVTRVVEVGRGKVLSGLAKRIDRSVETWNVEDGASLEKTLAALAA; encoded by the coding sequence ATGGGCAAGCTCGCATTCGTCTTCCCCGGCCAGGGGTCGCAGGCCGTGGGCATGGGCAAGGACCTCCACGATCGGTTCCCCGAGGCGCGCGCCGTGTTCGAGGCGGTGGACGCCGCCCTCGGCGAGCGGCTCTCCGCGCTCTGCTTCGAGGGGCCGGAGGACCGGCTCCGCCTCACCGCCAACACCCAGCCGTCCATCCTGACCGTGTCCGCCGCGGCCGCCGCGGTCCTCGCGGCGCGCGGCGTCGTCCCCGCGCTCGTGGCCGGCCACTCGCTCGGGGAGTACTCCGCGCTCGTCGCCGCGGGCGCGTGCGGCGCCGCGGCGGCCGCGAAGGCGGTCCGCGCGCGCGGCACGTTCATGCAGGAGGCGGTGCCGGCCGGCGAGGGCGCGATGAGCGCCGTGCTCGGGCTCGACCCGGCCAAGGTGCGCGAGATCTGCGCGGCGGTGGCGGCCGAGACGGGCGCGGTCGTCTCGCCCGCGAACTACAACGAGCCGGCCCAGACCGTCATCGCCGGGGCCGCGGGCGCCGTGGAGCAGGCCGGGGTGCGCCTCAAGGAGGCCGGGGCCAAGCGCGTGCTCCCCCTCCCGGTGTCCGCCCCCTTCCACTGCGCCCTCATGGCGCCGGTGAAGGCGCGGCTCGAGCCCGTGCTGCGGGAGATCCCCTGGGCGGCGCCGCGCTGCCCGGTGGTGACGAACGTCGAGGCGAGGCCGAACGCCGACGCCGGGCGGATCGTGCCGCTCCTCGTCGAGCAGGTGACGGCCCCGGTGCGCTGGATCGAGTGCGTCGAGGAGCTCGTCCGGCAGGGCGTCACCCGCGTGGTCGAGGTGGGGCGGGGGAAGGTGCTGTCCGGCCTCGCGAAGCGCATCGACCGCAGCGTCGAGACCTGGAACGTCGAGGACGGCGCGTCGCTGGAGAAGACGCTCGCCGCCCTCGCGGCGTGA